Sequence from the Microbacterium faecale genome:
CTACGTGCCCGGGCCGAAGCGGCAGTACGGGTATTACTCGTTGCCGCTCCTCGTCGATGAGCGCATCGCCGGCCGGCTCGATCTCAAGGCCGACCGGGCGTGTTCGACCCTGCGCGTGCAGTCGGCGTGGTGGGAAAAGGGTGTGGCGGCGGATCCGGATCGCGTCGCCGCGGAATTGCGGCGCGCGGCCGCGTGGCAGGGCCTCGGGCACGTGACGGTGTCGCACTGGGGCGACGCCGCCGACGACATCGCGGGCGCGCTCGCCGCCGACCGCCACGAGCACCCCAACGCGGCGGCGGCGTGAGGGGCGCGGTTCGTACGCTACGTGCCGTCCGCGCGACCCGGTCCGGACCCGCGGTGATGAGCCATAACCGCGTGCGATTTCGAGAGACGGATCCGCGGTTGCGGCGCATCTCCGCGGTTGCGGCCCGCGCTCGCGCTGCCGGAGCAAAGGCAGTGGGGATCATCGAGCGGTTGAGGGGCGTATGAATCCGCCGAGCGACCTCGCGGGCGTGCCCACAGACGCCGAGGTGCCGCGAATCGTCGCCGAACTGCCCGGCGGCGACCGGGCCGAGGCGGTATGGCGCAATCAGCTCGGCGGCGTGACGTTCTGCCTCCCCGCGATCGGATCGCTGCCGGCACGCCACGCCAAGTGGCAGCCCCCACCATCTCGGAGCGGGGCAGATCTGTCGTGCGGAGGGGAACGGCAGTCTGAGAGCGTCGACCTCCGCGTCGAGGCGGAGCGGCTCTCGTGGGCGTCGCAGTTCACCGCGGTGCCGCCCGTGCGTGACGTCGTCGAGGTCGGCCGAGAACAGGTGCTCGTGACTGACACGATTCGCGGCACGTCGGCGGTCCTGGCGCCGTGGACGGAGCGTCCGGCGGCAGCTGCGTGGGCTCTCGGCGCCGGATTGCGCACGTTCCACGATGCGCTGCCTGTCGAAGCCTGCCCGTGGACGTGGTCGAGTCGCGACCGAATTGCGCGGGTCCGCGACGTGCGCACACGCGAGCGACTGGCCAGCGCGAATCCGCGGATCGACCGGCTGGTGGTCTGCCACGGTGATGCGTGCGCGCCGAACACGTTGCTCTCTGACGGCGTGGCAGCCGGCCACGTCGACCTGGGCGATCTCGGCGTCGGCGACCGCTGGGCCGATCTTGCCGTCCTGGCGATGAGCACGGTCTGGAACTACGGCGAGGGATACGAGGGCGAGGTCTACGCGGGGTACGGCGTGGATCCGGATCCCGCCCGTATCGCGTTCTTCCGCGACCTGTGGAACGCGGAGTGAGCGCGGCGACCTTGCCGAGCGTCTCGAAATTGGCCGGGCGTCTTGACCGGATCACGGAATCGGCTCGATCTCGCCGAGTTCCGAGACCCTCGGCGGACGTAGCTACTCTCCGCTGCGCCGCGCGCTGGCGACTGCGGCGGGGTCGAGGTCGAGCCGGCGCAGGAGCTGGGCGTTCGCGGCGACGATGATCGTTGACAGCGACATCAGGATCGCGCCGACCGACATCGGCATGACGAAGCCGATGGGGGCGAGCACGCCCGCCGCGAGCGGCACGGAGATGAGGTTGTAACCGCCCGCCCACCACAGGTTCTGGGTCATTTTACGGAAGCCGGCACGCGACAGCTCGATGACCGACAGCACGGCGCGTGGATCGTCGCTCGCGAGGACCACCCCGGCAGATCCGATCGCGACGTCCGTTCCCGCCCCGATCGCGATGCCGACGTCGGCGCGGGCGAGCGCGGGGGCGTCGTTCACGCCGTCGCCGACCATCGCGACCTTCCGGCCCTCGTCCTGCAGCTGCTTCACAGTGGCGGACTTGTCCTCGGGGCGCACGCCCGCGAAGGCGCGGTCGATCCCGAGCTCGGCCGCCACCGACAGGGCCACCGCCTCGGCGTCTCCGGTGATCATCACGACGTCGACTCCCCGCGCGTGCAGGACGTCGACGGCCTCGCGCGATTCGTCGCGGATCTCGTCGGCGAGGCGCAGCGCACCCGCGGTGGATCCGTCGACGACGACATGCAGGATGATCGCGCCTTCGTCGCGCCACGCGTCGGCGATCGGGCGCTCGTTGGCCGACTCCTCGTCGAGGAGCGCCGGTCCGCCCACCCGCACGGTCTGGCCCTCGACGGTCGCGGTCACACCGACGGCGGGGGAGGAGGAGAAGTTCGTCGCGCTCGGGATCTCGAGGTCCTGGTCTCGGGCCGCGGCCACGATGGCACGGGCGAGCGGATGCTCCGAGTCGGTCTCCGCGGCCGCCGCGAGGGCGAGCACGCGGTCGCTGTCACCGGCGGTCGCGTCGACGCCCGTGACCGCCGGGGTGCCCTTCGTGAGCGTTCCCGTCTTGTCGAACAGCACGACGTCGACCGTGCGCATCGTCTCGACGGCGAGTCGGTCCTTCACGAGCACACCGCCGCGCGCTGCCCGCTCGGTCGAGATCGACACGACGAGGGGGATCGCGAGTCCGAGTGCGTGCGGACAGGCGATGACGAGCACCGTGATGGTGCGCACGACGCCCTCGTCCGGGCGGCCGATCATCGTCCACACGAGCGCGGTGAGGACGGCGGCGCCGAGCGCGTACCAGAATAGCCACGCGGCGGCGCGGTCGGCGAGGCGCTGCGCTCGCGATGACGAGGTCTGCGCGTCGGCCACGAGGCGCTGGATCCCCGCGAGCGCCGTCTCGTCCCCGGTCGCGGTGACCTCCGCGCGGATCCCCGAGTCGGTCGCGACCGTTCCGGCCACGACGGTGTCGCCGGCCGCGCGGTGGACGGGGTGCGATTCTCCCGTGATCATCGACTCGTCCATGCTCGCCGATCCGTCGACGACGCGAGCGTCCGCGGGCACGCGCCCGCCGGGCCGGATCACGATGACGTCGCCTGCGCGCAGCTCGGCCGGCGCGACCGTGACGGTGGTGTCGCCCTCGACGCGTTCGGCCTCGTCGGGAAGGAGCGCGGCGAGCGAGTCGAGCGCGGAGGTCGTCTGCGCGAGTGAGCGCATCTCGATCCAGTGGCCGAGCAGCATGATGACGATCAGCAGCGCGAGTTCCCACCAGAAGTCGAGCTGCGCGTCGATGACCCCGAGGGTCGAGCCCCACGACGCGACGAAGGCGACGGTGATCGCGAGGCCGATGAGCAGCATCATGCCCGGCTGCCGGGCGCGCAGCTCGCTGACCGCGCCCGTCAGGAACGGCACGCCGCCCCACGCGTACATGACGGTGCCCAGCACGGGCGAGACCCAGGGGATCCATGCGGCGTCCGGCAACGGGTAGCCGAAGAACGACGCGAACATCGGCGACAGCCCGACGGTCGGGATCGCGAGGACGAGCATGATCCAGAACAGACGCCGGAACTGACCGACGTGGTCACCGTGGTCGTGTCCCGCGTGACCCGTAGGGTCTGCGTGCACGTGCCCTGCGTGGTCGGTGTTCCCGCCATCGCTGGCGTGTGCGTCGTGCTGGCTCATCGCGTGTCCTCCGACTTCCCGCGCGAACGTTCACCCCATGATACCCCTAGGGGGTATCAATGCTCCGGTTCGAGAAAGGCAGCGAGGTTCGCCAGCGACGAGGTGAGCCCCGCGGCGTGATCGCGCGCCGCGACGCCGAGGGGAACATCGCGCGCGACGATCTCCACGATGGTGCCGGCGGGGTCGTCGTGGAGGTTCCATTCCATCGTCATCATGCCCTGCAGGTTCGGGTCCGTCGCCTCGAACTCGATCTCCTGAACGACGCGTTCTCCGGGGACGATCTCCCGGATCCGCACGTTCGAGACGTCTTCATCCGCGGTCGTCTTCCCCGGGGATCCGCTGGCGTCGTCGTACGTGAGGACAAGTCGGTACGCGCCGCCCGTGCGCATCTCGAACGATTCGAACCGCCCGCGCATGTCCGCGGGCGGCAACCACGTCGCAAGCGCGTCGGCTTCGGTGAGGGCGGCGAAGGCGGCCGCGCGGTCGACGTGTACGAGGAGGCTTGCACGATCGGTGCGTGTCATGCGGCCACCGTAATGCCGTGCCCGAATCGGCGCGAGAGTCAGTCGCGCGACGCCTGGCAGCTCGGGCACCAGAACACGCGACGTTCGCGCGTGGCGTCGCCGAGCGTCGTCTCCTGGATCACCGTGCCGCAGCGCCGGCAGGGCAGGTTCGTGCGCCCGTACACCCAGTGGTCGCGGCCGCGGCGCGTGTCGCCAGTGAACGTGCGGACGGGGCGCGTGAGGTTGCTGCGGATCGCCCGGGCTCCGAGCGAGACGAGCGCAGGGACGTCGACGCGCGACATCGGCGTGTGCGGGTCGACGCCGCGCAGGAAGAGCAGTTCGTTGGCGTACTCGTTGCCGAACCCGGCGACGTTGTGCTGGTCGAGCAGGGCGACGTGTGCGGGGTGCGGATCCGCGGCGAGGCGCGCGGTAACGAGGTCGGGATCCCATTCGGGCCCGAGCGGATCCGGCCCGAGGTGCGCGATCACGTCGCCTTCGCGGTCGCGGGGGAGAAGCTCGACGACGCCGAGGTCGAAGCCGACCGTCTGCCACTCGTCGGTCGCGAGCACGGCGCGCGCCTGGAAGGCGGGCCGACGCCACCGATCGCCGCGCGGGTAGGTGTGCCACTCGCCCTCCATCTTGAGGTGCGTGTGGAGCACGAACTCACCGACGCGGTGCAGGAGGTGTTTGCCCACCGCGCGGACGGACTCGACCCGCTGGCCGGTCAGATCGGCCGTCGCAGCCCGCGGTACGCGCAGGTCGAACGCCGTGAGCACCTCACCCGCGAGCACCTCGTGCAGGCGCCGCGCGGTGCGGTGGGCGGTGTCTCCCTCAGGCATCAGCCATCCTCCTCACATCGGGAGCCATCGCGTTGTCGCCGACCGTCTCGGAATTCGCCGACCGTCGGGAAACCTTGGGCGATGTCGCCGGACCCCGCCGAATTTCGAGACGCTCGGCGAGTAGTCACCGCAGTTCCTTTCGGAGGGACAGCCCCTTCGGCGCCTCGACGAAGCCCGCGGTGCGGAGGTGACGCGCGAGCGGGGACGAGTACGTGCCGACCCCGTTGATCTTCTCCACCGTGAGCGTCTCGAGGCGCCGCGCCCGCGCCTCGGCGGCGAGCCCGCGCATCGCGGCGGCGATCACGTCGTCGTCCTCCGAGAACGCGAGCACCGTGCGGCCGCCGCGCTCGAGATAGAGCACCAGTTCGCCGTCGATCAGCACCACGAGCGCCCCCGCCTTGCGACCGGGGCGATGGGTGACCTCCTCGAGCGCCGGCCACGCGAGCGCCGCGCCATAAGGGTTCGCCGGATCCGTCGCCGCGAGCACGCGCGACGCGAGCGGGGGCGGATCTGCAACCGCACTGAACGTGCGCAACCGATCGATGGTCGTGGAGGCGGCGAACTGCGCGGCGCCGAGCTTCTCGATGAGGTACCCGCGTCGGCAGTGCCCCGACTCCTCGAACGTCGCGAGCGTGCGGTACACCTGCGCGAACCCGCCGGGCGCGCCCTCGTTCTGCACGGATCCGCGTGTCACGACGCCGTACCGATCGAGCAGCAGAGACGCGTGCGCGGCCGCCCGCATCGTGTCGTCGGCCTCGGGCGCGGGCAGTAGCGACCACCTCCCGCCCGCGGCCGGATCGCGCGGAGCGGCGGCCGGGCGCGCGAGCGTCATGCCGCGGAAGGTGCGTGTGCGCGGCGTGCGGCGCTTCGTCTTGTGGCTTTGGGATCCGCCCGACAGCAGCGTGCGCACGGGCGCGAACGTGTCGTTCGTGACGCGCGCGGCCCACACCAGCCGCCACAGCGACGCCGTCACGGCCGCCTCCGAGACCTCCGCCGCTTCGGCGGCCGTGAGCTGCGAGCGCACCATGTCGGCCACCTGCGAGGCGAAGAAGGCCCCGCCCGGCGCGAGCGCCTCGAGGATGCGGGTGTCGAGCGGATCCATCACGATGTCGTCTTCGGGTGCGATCGTGAGCGGCACGGCGTCGGCGGGATGCAGGGCGACCCATCCGTCGCGTCCGGCGATCTGGCCGTGCCCCGACCACGCGACCTCGCCGGCCGCGGTGAGTTCGTCGAGCATGGCCGGCGCGTAGTCGCGCACGCGGGTGGGCAGGACGAGCGTTTCCCAGGCGCTCGCGGGGATCGGCACCCCCGCGAGCTGTTCGACGACCTGCAGCACGCCGTCGACGCCCTCGAGCGGACGATCCATGTGGTGCCATGCGGGGAGGAAGCGCGCGTACGCGGCGGGAGCGACCGGCTCGATGGATCCGCGCAGCGCGGCGAGCGACCGCATCCGGATCCGCCGCAGCGCCTCCGTGTCGCACCACTCCGCCTCATCCGCGAGAGAGGTGGCGGCGCCTTCGGGCAGGAAGAATCCGCCGACGACGCGGCCCTGTGTCTCAAGGCGCTGCAGGGCGTGACGCGCGACCGCCGCGCCGATGCCGAGGCGCTCCGCGAGCGCGCCGATCGTGAACGGGCCGTGCGTGCGCGCATATCGGCTGGCGAGGTCTCCCAGCGGATCCGCGACCGGCTCGGTGAACGCGACCGGAACGCCCACCGGCAGTGCGGTGCCGAGGGCATCGCGCAGACGTCCGGCGTCCTCGATGGCAGCGACGCGCTCGACGCCCGCGATGCTCACGCGGATGGCTCGACGCGCCCGAACCAGATCCTCCAGCAGCCCCGCCGCTTCGTC
This genomic interval carries:
- a CDS encoding heavy metal translocating P-type ATPase — protein: MSQHDAHASDGGNTDHAGHVHADPTGHAGHDHGDHVGQFRRLFWIMLVLAIPTVGLSPMFASFFGYPLPDAAWIPWVSPVLGTVMYAWGGVPFLTGAVSELRARQPGMMLLIGLAITVAFVASWGSTLGVIDAQLDFWWELALLIVIMLLGHWIEMRSLAQTTSALDSLAALLPDEAERVEGDTTVTVAPAELRAGDVIVIRPGGRVPADARVVDGSASMDESMITGESHPVHRAAGDTVVAGTVATDSGIRAEVTATGDETALAGIQRLVADAQTSSSRAQRLADRAAAWLFWYALGAAVLTALVWTMIGRPDEGVVRTITVLVIACPHALGLAIPLVVSISTERAARGGVLVKDRLAVETMRTVDVVLFDKTGTLTKGTPAVTGVDATAGDSDRVLALAAAAETDSEHPLARAIVAAARDQDLEIPSATNFSSSPAVGVTATVEGQTVRVGGPALLDEESANERPIADAWRDEGAIILHVVVDGSTAGALRLADEIRDESREAVDVLHARGVDVVMITGDAEAVALSVAAELGIDRAFAGVRPEDKSATVKQLQDEGRKVAMVGDGVNDAPALARADVGIAIGAGTDVAIGSAGVVLASDDPRAVLSVIELSRAGFRKMTQNLWWAGGYNLISVPLAAGVLAPIGFVMPMSVGAILMSLSTIIVAANAQLLRRLDLDPAAVASARRSGE
- a CDS encoding SRPBCC domain-containing protein, yielding MTRTDRASLLVHVDRAAAFAALTEADALATWLPPADMRGRFESFEMRTGGAYRLVLTYDDASGSPGKTTADEDVSNVRIREIVPGERVVQEIEFEATDPNLQGMMTMEWNLHDDPAGTIVEIVARDVPLGVAARDHAAGLTSSLANLAAFLEPEH
- a CDS encoding phosphotransferase; the encoded protein is MNPPSDLAGVPTDAEVPRIVAELPGGDRAEAVWRNQLGGVTFCLPAIGSLPARHAKWQPPPSRSGADLSCGGERQSESVDLRVEAERLSWASQFTAVPPVRDVVEVGREQVLVTDTIRGTSAVLAPWTERPAAAAWALGAGLRTFHDALPVEACPWTWSSRDRIARVRDVRTRERLASANPRIDRLVVCHGDACAPNTLLSDGVAAGHVDLGDLGVGDRWADLAVLAMSTVWNYGEGYEGEVYAGYGVDPDPARIAFFRDLWNAE
- a CDS encoding Fpg/Nei family DNA glycosylase; translated protein: MPEGDTAHRTARRLHEVLAGEVLTAFDLRVPRAATADLTGQRVESVRAVGKHLLHRVGEFVLHTHLKMEGEWHTYPRGDRWRRPAFQARAVLATDEWQTVGFDLGVVELLPRDREGDVIAHLGPDPLGPEWDPDLVTARLAADPHPAHVALLDQHNVAGFGNEYANELLFLRGVDPHTPMSRVDVPALVSLGARAIRSNLTRPVRTFTGDTRRGRDHWVYGRTNLPCRRCGTVIQETTLGDATRERRVFWCPSCQASRD